Proteins from a genomic interval of Desulfobacterales bacterium:
- a CDS encoding glycine/sarcosine/betaine reductase selenoprotein B family protein, whose translation MGQLREFPLRYRLFLKTYPWRCNDPVPWAPLQKPLKDCRLAVVSSSGFITNGQAPFDESIRGGDYSFRKIPSDMNANELIDTHRSKIFDHSGLRQDPNLAFPIRRMQELVIKGRIGSLTSRYLSFMGSITAPGRLVKKTLPAVVKLFKDDGVDVALLIPV comes from the coding sequence ATGGGGCAACTGAGAGAATTTCCGTTAAGATATCGACTGTTTCTAAAAACCTACCCCTGGCGGTGCAATGACCCGGTACCCTGGGCACCTTTGCAAAAACCGCTCAAGGATTGTCGCCTGGCTGTGGTATCCAGTTCGGGCTTTATCACGAATGGCCAAGCGCCTTTTGACGAATCGATTCGAGGGGGAGATTACAGTTTTCGTAAAATTCCTTCGGATATGAACGCCAACGAGTTAATCGACACCCATCGCAGCAAAATCTTTGACCATTCTGGATTACGGCAAGACCCAAACCTGGCCTTTCCCATTCGGCGCATGCAGGAATTGGTAATTAAGGGTCGCATCGGTTCATTGACGAGCCGATATTTATCGTTTATGGGTTCTATTACCGCGCCCGGACGGCTGGTCAAAAAAACCCTTCCGGCAGTCGTCAAACTGTTCAAAGACGATGGCGTGGATGTCGCGCTGTTGATTCCGGTCTGA
- a CDS encoding substrate-binding domain-containing protein — MSPKDLPIIPPERADDLHHLEIASQADLVLYMAGNQFMVMPDIITAFKEQHPEIKNIFYETLPPGLELKQILARGALWQGKPFNIYPDVYSSVNQKAMQILAEQGHIRPGDELLYLHNRLTLMVPRGNPANIVSVEDLARDDVRISQPDPENEDIAYYIIDMYRQAGGNALVERIMEEKRDEGTTILTRVHHRETPLRIRKRTVDVGPVWVTEAKQARDTDLPFDEIEPGARLDQRDNINYYICRLQNTPHSQNAQKFIEFILSKTGQNIYKKFGFLLPPP; from the coding sequence ATGTCCCCAAAAGATTTACCCATCATTCCACCAGAGCGTGCGGATGACCTGCATCATTTGGAGATTGCTTCACAGGCTGACTTGGTGCTTTATATGGCGGGCAACCAATTCATGGTCATGCCGGACATCATCACAGCATTCAAGGAACAGCATCCGGAAATAAAGAATATATTTTACGAAACCCTGCCACCGGGTCTGGAACTTAAGCAGATATTGGCCAGGGGCGCTCTTTGGCAGGGCAAGCCGTTTAACATCTACCCGGACGTCTACAGCTCTGTAAATCAAAAGGCCATGCAAATTCTGGCTGAACAGGGGCATATCCGGCCAGGGGACGAACTTCTGTATTTGCACAACCGCCTGACATTGATGGTGCCACGCGGGAATCCGGCAAATATTGTATCAGTGGAGGATCTGGCGAGAGATGATGTCCGCATCTCACAGCCGGACCCTGAGAATGAAGATATCGCTTACTATATCATCGACATGTACCGTCAGGCGGGCGGAAACGCCCTTGTCGAACGCATTATGGAAGAAAAGCGGGACGAAGGCACAACAATTTTGACCCGTGTCCACCATCGCGAAACACCGCTGCGAATTCGAAAAAGGACGGTGGATGTCGGACCGGTCTGGGTGACGGAAGCCAAGCAGGCCCGGGACACCGATCTGCCATTTGATGAAATTGAACCCGGTGCCCGTCTGGACCAAAGAGATAACATAAATTATTATATTTGCCGATTACAGAATACTCCCCATTCGCAAAATGCCCAAAAATTTATTGAATTTATTCTTTCGAAGACCGGGCAGAACATTTATAAAAAATTTGGATTCCTACTTCCTCCGCCTTAA
- a CDS encoding alpha/beta fold hydrolase, giving the protein MMIDISKIDYPLLDQPAVSNRLFHPRPEFGQPDSANDDTLMMIPVEADISIGARFHLTEKSGATLLFFHGNGEIAADYDDFGRIVNQLGFNLLAVDYRGYGRSSGRPTVTAMMRDCHVIFDFVCQWRAQEQYSGPIVLMGRSLGSASVLELASHYPARVDGLIVESGFAHSAPLLQLLGINTTDIGFEETLGFQNTEKIADFHKPTLIIHAEKDHIIPFSDGILLFETCSAADKTLLKIPHANHNDIFIHGIQDYLEAMVKLRQRLTTSAA; this is encoded by the coding sequence ATGATGATTGATATAAGCAAAATAGATTATCCGCTGTTGGACCAACCGGCGGTGTCGAATAGGTTGTTTCACCCGCGCCCCGAATTCGGGCAGCCCGATTCAGCAAATGACGATACCCTCATGATGATACCGGTGGAAGCTGACATTTCTATAGGCGCTCGATTTCACCTGACCGAAAAATCCGGTGCAACCCTTTTGTTTTTTCACGGCAACGGAGAAATTGCGGCCGATTACGATGATTTTGGTCGGATCGTAAATCAGCTGGGATTCAACCTTCTAGCTGTTGACTACCGTGGCTACGGCCGCTCGAGCGGACGACCCACCGTAACCGCCATGATGCGTGATTGTCATGTGATTTTCGATTTTGTCTGCCAATGGCGCGCCCAAGAGCAATACAGTGGTCCTATCGTTTTGATGGGCCGATCGCTGGGCAGTGCTTCCGTACTCGAACTGGCATCTCATTACCCAGCCCGCGTTGATGGGTTAATTGTCGAAAGCGGCTTTGCCCATTCTGCCCCTCTGCTACAGCTTTTAGGCATCAATACGACCGACATCGGCTTCGAGGAGACGCTCGGATTTCAAAATACTGAAAAAATAGCTGATTTTCATAAACCCACTTTAATTATTCATGCTGAAAAAGATCACATCATCCCCTTTTCCGACGGGATTTTGCTTTTTGAAACCTGTTCGGCTGCTGATAAGACGCTGCTTAAAATTCCCCACGCCAACCATAACGACATCTTCATACATGGAATTCAGGATTACCTTGAGGCGATGGTAAAATTGCGCCAACGTCTAACCACCTCTGCAGCTTGA
- a CDS encoding alpha/beta fold hydrolase: protein MKFKKIEFENNDGLILSARIDLPVAGKPAAYALFAHCFTCSKNIKAIAHITRALTREGIAVMRFDFTGLGESEGDFADTNFSSNVGDLIVAADFLESNYEAPKILIGHSFGGAAVLQAAAHISSATAVVTIAAPSDPGHVTHSLGSATQIIQSRGKAEVSLAGRTFTLKKQFLEDLQFVNMKETIKKLDRALLVLHSPVDDTVGIDNAAQIFQTARHPKSFVSLDKADHLLTSQADSLYAGAVIAAWASKYVSDTHPDQPAVDDAQHQVTTRIGKTAYVTDIMAAGHSLVADEPQSMGGSDLGPTPYDLLMAALGTCKAMTLRMYADRKQWPLEDATFQLNHKKIDAADCETCQTKEGQVDQFDCEIELSGELDDQQKQRLLQIADRCPVHRTLHSELIVRSTLKEE, encoded by the coding sequence ATGAAATTCAAAAAGATTGAGTTTGAAAACAACGATGGCCTGATTCTTTCAGCGAGGATCGATTTGCCGGTTGCCGGCAAACCAGCGGCATATGCTTTGTTTGCGCATTGCTTTACCTGTTCAAAAAATATCAAGGCCATTGCCCACATTACCCGGGCGCTGACGCGTGAAGGCATCGCGGTAATGCGATTTGATTTCACAGGTCTTGGTGAAAGCGAAGGTGACTTTGCGGACACCAATTTCTCCTCCAATGTTGGTGATTTGATTGTGGCCGCTGATTTTTTGGAATCCAACTATGAAGCGCCGAAAATATTGATCGGGCATTCATTTGGCGGAGCAGCGGTACTGCAAGCGGCTGCGCACATTTCTTCTGCAACTGCCGTGGTGACCATCGCCGCTCCGTCCGATCCCGGGCATGTGACCCACTCTCTTGGCAGCGCAACTCAAATCATTCAAAGCCGCGGTAAAGCGGAAGTCAGCTTAGCCGGCAGAACGTTTACGCTTAAAAAGCAGTTTTTGGAAGATCTGCAATTTGTCAATATGAAAGAAACGATCAAAAAGCTGGACAGGGCGCTGCTGGTGTTGCATTCTCCGGTGGATGATACCGTAGGGATCGACAATGCGGCCCAGATTTTTCAGACCGCCCGGCACCCTAAAAGTTTTGTTTCCCTCGATAAAGCCGACCACCTGCTAACCAGCCAGGCCGATTCTCTGTATGCCGGTGCGGTCATCGCGGCCTGGGCAAGTAAATACGTCAGCGATACGCACCCAGATCAACCCGCCGTTGATGACGCCCAGCATCAGGTAACCACCCGAATCGGCAAGACGGCTTATGTCACCGACATTATGGCAGCCGGTCACAGCCTGGTCGCCGATGAGCCCCAATCGATGGGCGGAAGCGATTTGGGCCCGACGCCTTACGATCTTTTAATGGCGGCCCTGGGCACGTGCAAAGCCATGACGTTGCGCATGTATGCCGACCGCAAGCAATGGCCGTTGGAAGATGCGACCTTTCAATTAAACCATAAAAAAATTGATGCCGCTGATTGCGAGACCTGCCAGACAAAAGAAGGTCAGGTGGACCAATTTGATTGTGAAATCGAGCTATCCGGAGAACTAGATGATCAGCAAAAACAGCGGCTACTTCAAATAGCCGATCGCTGCCCGGTTCACCGTACGTTGCATTCGGAGCTCATCGTTCGGTCGACGCTCAAAGAGGAATAA
- a CDS encoding aldo/keto reductase, translating into MDPTQIQERIFGKTQQTVTRTGLGGEGVLRTRQRHTEAHAVIQAAVDQGITYFDSARVYADSEIYYGSLWGKRPDIRAAIFQASKSASRDKKGAEADLNQSLERLQTDYLDLWQIHDVRTEADLATISGAGGALEAFVAAKAAGKIRAIGVTGHHNPHILTQAVRQWPVDAVMLPVNPVEDILGGFLTETLPAAREKGIAAIGMKVLGASHFLLPPAQITAETLIRYALSCDIDVAIVGCATPAEVKTLTDMGRTAEPFIEAEKESVLNVFKPIARQIAYYRGVL; encoded by the coding sequence ATGGATCCGACCCAAATTCAAGAACGGATATTCGGAAAAACTCAACAAACGGTGACCCGAACCGGTCTGGGCGGCGAGGGTGTTCTGCGGACCCGCCAACGGCATACCGAGGCGCATGCTGTCATACAGGCCGCCGTTGATCAGGGCATCACCTATTTTGATTCAGCACGTGTTTACGCGGACAGCGAAATATATTACGGCAGCTTATGGGGCAAACGCCCCGATATCCGGGCTGCTATTTTTCAGGCCAGCAAATCTGCCAGCCGTGATAAAAAAGGGGCTGAGGCCGATCTGAACCAATCATTGGAGCGCCTGCAGACAGACTATCTGGATTTGTGGCAAATTCATGATGTCCGCACAGAAGCGGATTTGGCAACGATCTCAGGAGCCGGTGGTGCGCTGGAAGCTTTTGTTGCAGCCAAGGCTGCCGGTAAGATCCGCGCGATTGGTGTCACCGGACATCACAATCCACACATTCTGACACAGGCGGTTCGACAATGGCCGGTTGACGCCGTCATGTTACCGGTCAATCCGGTCGAGGACATTCTGGGTGGTTTTCTAACAGAAACCTTGCCGGCAGCCAGAGAAAAAGGTATCGCCGCTATCGGCATGAAAGTCTTGGGCGCCTCCCATTTTCTGTTACCCCCGGCTCAGATCACAGCCGAAACGCTGATTCGTTACGCGCTTTCATGCGATATCGATGTCGCCATTGTGGGCTGCGCAACCCCTGCTGAAGTCAAAACATTGACCGATATGGGCCGCACAGCAGAGCCCTTTATAGAGGCAGAAAAAGAATCTGTTTTAAATGTGTTTAAACCAATTGCCAGGCAGATCGCTTACTATCGAGGCGTATTATGA
- a CDS encoding DUF1566 domain-containing protein: protein MNKTVSKMLVCETILLLMVMTGFIDMALAEQRFIDHGNGTITDRKLGLMWARTDNQNDIFWDQIKNWLTEEFPDTIPQLYDNWRLPTTTELQSLFVEDPKYKGYQTLCGHPVKIVPQIQLSCILVWTSDMALGLPLVFDFNLGSAFSVGLHEQKGCRVLPVRSLRQ from the coding sequence ATGAATAAAACCGTGTCCAAAATGCTGGTCTGCGAAACGATCTTGCTGCTGATGGTGATGACGGGCTTTATCGATATGGCACTGGCCGAGCAACGTTTCATAGATCATGGCAACGGAACCATCACCGATCGCAAACTCGGGCTCATGTGGGCCAGAACCGATAATCAAAACGATATCTTCTGGGACCAGATAAAAAATTGGCTGACAGAAGAATTTCCAGATACAATCCCGCAGTTATACGACAACTGGCGTCTTCCAACCACCACCGAATTGCAGAGTCTTTTTGTCGAGGACCCTAAATATAAGGGATATCAAACGCTATGCGGTCATCCGGTTAAAATCGTTCCGCAAATCCAGCTCAGTTGTATCCTTGTCTGGACATCAGATATGGCCCTGGGCCTGCCGTTGGTGTTCGATTTCAACCTGGGAAGCGCATTTTCGGTCGGTCTGCATGAACAGAAAGGTTGCCGGGTGCTGCCGGTGCGCTCTTTGCGGCAGTGA
- a CDS encoding HDOD domain-containing protein, whose product MGLTHINDLKPGMILDEEVRDINGRLLLKKDKKIQSSHFRIFKIWGVTEVNIQGNNGDKNPFADPASPERIEKIEETTKNLFRHVDLDHPAIKEIYRISLEFRSKHNLCGDENTIDLTEVDSQQGNNGSNFLQKLKNKNITLPEVPSIVFELNEVIANPLSSAEDIAQVVQRSPSLTALLLKIVNSPFYGFPSKIDKISLAVTLIGTREISGLALGISLISLFNKIPKEILSMYSFLRHSLACGIISRILATHKNMPQTEQLFVSGLLHDLGRLILYSFFPTESRNVLSRARSSEMLLYKQESDYLGCNHTHLVKHLLQQWKLPMVLENNVYFHHNPREAQQPQPATLVHLADIITNGLGIGTSGERFVPPLDHAAWESLELSPSCFEVVTKQATHQYFALESMLDM is encoded by the coding sequence ATGGGACTTACGCACATCAATGATCTAAAACCGGGTATGATTCTGGATGAGGAAGTCCGCGACATCAATGGGCGACTGCTGCTCAAAAAGGACAAAAAAATCCAGTCATCCCATTTTCGAATTTTTAAGATATGGGGCGTTACCGAGGTCAACATTCAGGGCAACAATGGCGACAAGAATCCTTTCGCTGACCCGGCAAGCCCGGAGCGAATTGAAAAAATTGAAGAAACTACAAAAAATCTATTTCGCCATGTCGATTTAGATCATCCGGCCATCAAAGAAATTTATCGAATTTCGCTTGAGTTCCGCAGTAAACACAATCTTTGTGGAGATGAAAATACGATCGATCTGACGGAAGTCGACAGCCAGCAAGGAAATAATGGAAGTAATTTTCTGCAAAAACTGAAAAACAAAAACATTACCTTGCCGGAAGTACCGTCAATTGTTTTCGAGTTAAACGAAGTGATTGCCAATCCCTTGTCATCGGCAGAAGATATCGCGCAAGTGGTTCAGCGCAGTCCCAGTTTAACTGCCCTGCTATTGAAAATTGTCAATTCGCCATTTTACGGGTTCCCATCCAAAATCGATAAAATTTCATTGGCGGTGACATTGATCGGTACACGGGAAATTTCCGGGTTGGCACTGGGCATCAGCCTGATTTCTTTGTTTAATAAAATTCCAAAAGAAATACTGAGCATGTACTCTTTTCTGAGGCATAGTTTGGCGTGCGGTATCATCTCACGAATTTTAGCAACCCACAAAAACATGCCTCAGACAGAACAATTGTTTGTCTCAGGGCTGCTGCATGATCTGGGGCGGTTGATTCTCTACAGCTTTTTTCCCACTGAATCTCGTAATGTACTCAGCCGAGCGCGATCTTCGGAAATGCTGCTGTATAAACAGGAATCAGATTATCTGGGCTGCAACCATACCCATCTGGTCAAGCATCTCCTGCAGCAATGGAAACTGCCCATGGTTCTGGAAAACAATGTTTATTTTCATCATAATCCCAGAGAAGCCCAACAACCACAGCCTGCCACCCTGGTCCATTTGGCGGATATTATAACCAACGGATTGGGCATTGGCACCAGCGGAGAGCGTTTTGTACCGCCCCTGGACCATGCCGCCTGGGAAAGCCTGGAGTTGTCACCGAGTTGCTTCGAGGTGGTTACCAAACAGGCCACCCATCAATATTTTGCTTTAGAATCTATGCTGGACATGTAA
- a CDS encoding response regulator: protein MNQDTTIPMDADKLLARIDYLEENRRFIQNALEMALSLGDFQENINKGYGPDHILKEADKRISHLIPFEANALYLVDQESSNFNLAVCNDNQLKPYIQTEVNHMIEQGYFAWAMREKRGVLISSKDHSRKFVLHVIATYSRIRGMYVGLLPEKNNKIPDTSLTLLSIILLNTANALESLEFYSLLRNQNEVLEQMVEERTQTLAKYERQLQQVLKIQAIGTLAGGIAHDFNNILFPIVGYTELTMDEVTEDSVAHSNLEEILKAANRAKELVKQILTFSRQSGQERKPVEVHHVVNEALKLLRASIPASIEIVHDIDENCAPVMGDATQIHQVIMNLCTNAYQAMQDKGGKLEISLKEMYVGYEQTVQKIGMQPGKHVQLLVKDEGCGMDASVLDRIFEPYYTTKEQGKGTGLGLSVIHGIVKNHRGDITASSTPGKGAVFTVLLPVIEDEDVQTEYEPVNGVEKGTERILLVDDEEQIVSMQRQMLENMGYKVTTRTSSVEALKEFKKQPQIYDLVITDMTMPHMTGDELAQKLLDVKPGIPVILCTGFNEDITEEKALEMGIQKFIMKPVIKNDLATTIRSVLDQPPPN, encoded by the coding sequence ATGAATCAAGATACCACCATACCAATGGATGCGGATAAACTTCTGGCCCGCATTGATTACCTTGAAGAAAACCGAAGGTTTATCCAAAATGCCCTTGAAATGGCCCTTTCACTGGGTGATTTCCAGGAAAATATTAACAAGGGCTATGGCCCTGATCATATCTTGAAGGAAGCCGACAAGCGAATCAGCCACCTGATCCCTTTTGAAGCCAATGCGCTTTATTTGGTGGATCAGGAAAGTTCAAATTTTAATTTGGCTGTATGCAATGACAACCAGCTGAAACCCTATATCCAAACAGAAGTTAATCATATGATCGAGCAGGGCTATTTTGCCTGGGCCATGCGGGAAAAACGGGGTGTATTGATATCCTCCAAAGATCATAGCCGAAAATTTGTGTTGCATGTTATCGCCACATATTCACGCATACGGGGGATGTATGTCGGGCTATTACCGGAAAAAAACAACAAAATTCCGGACACTTCTCTGACCTTGTTATCGATTATTTTGCTCAATACCGCCAATGCCCTCGAAAGCCTTGAATTTTATTCTTTGCTGCGCAATCAAAATGAAGTCCTTGAACAAATGGTTGAAGAGCGCACCCAGACGCTTGCCAAATACGAACGCCAGCTGCAGCAGGTGCTCAAGATTCAGGCCATCGGCACCCTAGCAGGCGGTATTGCACATGATTTTAACAACATCTTATTTCCCATTGTCGGATACACCGAGCTGACCATGGACGAAGTGACTGAGGACAGTGTGGCTCACAGCAACCTTGAAGAGATTCTTAAGGCTGCCAACCGCGCTAAAGAACTGGTCAAACAAATTTTAACCTTCAGCCGGCAAAGCGGACAGGAACGCAAACCCGTCGAAGTTCATCATGTTGTAAATGAAGCGCTCAAACTCTTGCGCGCATCGATTCCGGCATCTATAGAAATTGTGCATGATATCGATGAAAACTGCGCCCCGGTGATGGGGGATGCCACCCAGATCCATCAGGTAATCATGAATTTATGCACCAATGCCTATCAAGCGATGCAAGACAAAGGCGGTAAGCTGGAAATTAGCCTCAAAGAGATGTATGTCGGATACGAGCAAACGGTTCAAAAGATCGGTATGCAGCCCGGCAAACATGTGCAGCTGTTGGTAAAAGATGAAGGTTGCGGTATGGATGCTTCAGTACTCGATCGAATTTTTGAACCCTACTATACCACCAAAGAACAGGGCAAAGGCACTGGACTGGGTCTATCGGTGATTCATGGTATTGTTAAAAACCACCGCGGTGATATCACCGCCAGCAGCACGCCGGGAAAAGGGGCCGTTTTTACGGTTTTGCTGCCTGTGATCGAAGACGAGGATGTTCAAACCGAATATGAACCTGTCAATGGTGTGGAAAAAGGAACCGAACGCATCCTGTTGGTCGATGATGAAGAGCAAATTGTTTCCATGCAACGACAGATGCTTGAAAATATGGGCTACAAGGTCACCACTCGAACCAGCAGTGTTGAAGCGCTCAAGGAATTTAAGAAACAGCCTCAAATTTATGACCTGGTGATCACGGACATGACCATGCCGCACATGACCGGTGATGAGCTGGCCCAAAAATTATTGGACGTCAAACCCGGCATTCCGGTGATTTTGTGTACCGGTTTTAACGAAGACATCACCGAAGAAAAAGCACTGGAGATGGGTATTCAAAAATTTATCATGAAACCGGTCATCAAAAATGATTTGGCCACCACCATTCGCAGTGTCCTTGATCAACCCCCTCCCAACTGA
- the speB gene encoding agmatinase, whose protein sequence is MDLSSDKIKPGVVAVIGIPFDAHSSFRHGAAQAPGQIRAVLTSGASNMCSESGIDLADRSDFVDLGNMRVNSDPDAIESIAANISELLKRHIRLISLGGDHSITYPIIKSYHKKFGRLEIVQLDAHPDLYDSYDGNRFSHACPFARIMEENLASRLVQIGIRSLNPHQKQQAERFGVEMITIPQLETVARIQLQGPLYLSIDLDVLDPAFAPGVAHHEPGGMTTRQLIELIQQLPAPIVGADIVEFNPQRDLSEMTAAVTVKILKEVAARMLT, encoded by the coding sequence ATGGACCTATCCAGCGATAAGATAAAACCAGGGGTGGTTGCGGTGATCGGCATCCCATTTGATGCCCATTCGTCATTTAGGCATGGTGCTGCCCAAGCACCTGGCCAAATCCGTGCTGTTTTGACATCTGGTGCCAGTAATATGTGCTCGGAATCAGGCATCGATCTGGCGGACCGGTCTGATTTTGTCGATCTTGGTAATATGCGCGTCAACAGCGATCCGGATGCCATCGAGAGCATTGCAGCCAATATCAGCGAGCTCTTGAAACGACATATCCGTCTCATTTCCCTGGGAGGCGATCATTCAATTACCTATCCGATCATAAAATCCTATCATAAAAAGTTTGGCCGGCTTGAAATTGTTCAGCTGGATGCCCATCCCGACTTGTATGACAGTTATGACGGCAACCGCTTTTCCCATGCCTGTCCATTTGCGCGGATCATGGAAGAAAATCTCGCATCGCGCCTGGTCCAAATCGGTATCCGTTCGCTGAATCCGCATCAAAAACAACAGGCTGAACGTTTCGGAGTGGAAATGATCACGATACCACAATTGGAGACAGTCGCCCGGATTCAGTTGCAGGGTCCGTTGTATCTCTCAATCGATCTAGACGTTCTTGATCCGGCATTCGCCCCCGGCGTCGCCCATCATGAACCGGGCGGAATGACGACCCGCCAGTTGATTGAGTTGATTCAACAATTGCCAGCGCCAATCGTGGGTGCTGACATCGTCGAATTTAACCCCCAAAGAGACCTGTCAGAAATGACTGCCGCGGTGACAGTTAAAATCCTTAAAGAAGTTGCCGCCCGAATGCTCACATGA